A window of the Pseudoalteromonas sp. A25 genome harbors these coding sequences:
- a CDS encoding NAD(P)H nitroreductase yields the protein MDAIELLTTRQSDSNLSYPGPSAEQLEVIKKAALKVPDHGGLKPWRFIIVKDDARDKLGEIYYQAAVAEKQDERTISRAKALPQRAPMIIIAVSPYQEHPKVPRIEQIESAACSVFAMQQAAFAQRLSGVWRTGYFAQSSTVKTLLGLNEQDEIVGYLYLGTPTVDCTKPVRHKPETFFTEL from the coding sequence ATGGATGCCATCGAATTACTTACAACCCGCCAGTCAGACAGTAATTTGTCTTATCCGGGTCCTTCTGCTGAGCAACTTGAAGTAATAAAAAAAGCTGCGCTTAAGGTGCCGGACCATGGCGGTTTAAAACCTTGGCGGTTTATTATTGTAAAAGATGATGCGCGCGATAAACTGGGCGAAATTTACTATCAAGCTGCGGTAGCAGAAAAGCAAGACGAGCGAACAATCAGCCGCGCTAAGGCGTTACCTCAGCGCGCACCGATGATTATTATTGCCGTTTCTCCTTATCAAGAACATCCAAAAGTTCCGCGTATTGAACAAATTGAAAGTGCTGCATGTAGCGTGTTTGCAATGCAACAGGCGGCGTTTGCTCAGCGTTTATCAGGCGTTTGGAGAACGGGCTATTTTGCACAAAGCTCAACAGTAAAAACTCTGCTAGGGTTAAATGAGCAGGACGAAATTGTAGGATATCTATACTTGGGCACACCAACGGTTGACTGCACAAAACCTGTTAGACACAAGCCTGAGACATTTTTTACAGAACTATAA
- a CDS encoding PhzF family phenazine biosynthesis protein: MMQCKLVDVFSKHKLQGNGLTIFYDYEALSTKQMQAWTREMRQFESIFVDMQSKPYRAHIFTMEEELDFAGHPLLGLAYHLHESIGKKDGQCHWSIALNHTVVELSSVWEGKYFKASMHQGVPKLITTLSSAQAEPFYEALGIGQLQPHDYPAQVISTGLPYLVVPIEHGLSKVVFKTTELETMLEKYHAKFLYLIDINNFEGRTWDNRGSVEDIATGSAAGPVAVYLFEHGLTTSKKVTIKQGRFVDRPSEIDVELVCNEDHIADVIVSGYVTKVGSFTPE, from the coding sequence ATGATGCAATGTAAGTTAGTTGATGTGTTTAGTAAGCATAAATTGCAAGGCAATGGTTTAACCATTTTTTATGATTATGAAGCTCTTAGCACTAAGCAGATGCAAGCCTGGACGCGAGAGATGCGTCAATTTGAATCTATATTTGTGGATATGCAAAGTAAACCATATCGAGCCCATATTTTTACCATGGAAGAAGAGCTTGATTTTGCAGGGCACCCTCTACTGGGGCTTGCTTATCATCTGCATGAAAGTATTGGTAAAAAAGATGGGCAATGCCATTGGTCTATTGCACTAAATCACACGGTGGTAGAGCTTTCGAGTGTTTGGGAAGGCAAGTACTTCAAAGCGTCAATGCACCAAGGCGTGCCTAAACTTATTACGACCCTAAGCTCAGCACAGGCGGAGCCGTTTTATGAAGCACTCGGTATTGGCCAGCTACAACCCCATGATTATCCTGCGCAAGTGATAAGCACAGGACTGCCTTATTTGGTTGTGCCCATTGAACATGGTTTGAGTAAAGTGGTATTTAAAACAACAGAGCTTGAAACTATGCTCGAGAAGTACCATGCGAAATTTTTATATCTAATTGATATTAATAATTTTGAAGGTCGAACGTGGGATAACCGAGGCTCTGTTGAGGACATTGCTACGGGCAGTGCAGCAGGGCCTGTTGCGGTGTATTTATTTGAACACGGTTTAACAACCAGTAAAAAGGTAACGATTAAGCAAGGCCGCTTTGTTGATAGACCAAGTGAAATAGACGTTGAGCTTGTTTGCAATGAAGATCATATAGCAGATGTGATTGTCAGCGGATATGTGACCAAAGTGGGTTCTTTTACTCCTGAATGA
- a CDS encoding HvfX family Cu-binding RiPP maturation protein, whose amino-acid sequence MFHTFYKLYHSLFSKIRLLDGLPALCMRLIVAPVMIIAGYNKLNIANDDIGFPSNLLADQNVVAWFGNDQWGLGLPFPDLLAFLAGWSEFLGGWLLLVGLFTRLVSIPLLFTMFVAATTVHWHNGWFSVAPSNPQTSAAKVFDWLGVPSAQDSLQNSDQVAERLDKIKSLVETHGYPEYLYEKGSVVILNNGIEFAAIYFVMLLSLLFTSGGRFVSIDYWIKTYIDNKKFEN is encoded by the coding sequence ATGTTTCATACCTTTTATAAATTATACCACTCACTCTTTTCAAAAATACGCCTGCTCGATGGGTTACCTGCATTATGTATGAGGTTAATCGTTGCTCCTGTAATGATCATAGCAGGTTACAACAAGCTCAATATTGCCAATGATGATATTGGCTTTCCTAGTAATTTATTGGCAGACCAAAATGTTGTCGCATGGTTTGGAAACGATCAGTGGGGTTTAGGGCTTCCTTTTCCTGATCTGCTGGCATTTTTAGCTGGTTGGAGTGAGTTTTTAGGCGGCTGGCTACTGCTAGTTGGTTTGTTTACTCGCTTGGTTAGTATTCCTTTGTTGTTCACTATGTTTGTTGCAGCGACCACGGTTCATTGGCACAACGGCTGGTTTTCAGTCGCACCGAGTAATCCACAAACAAGTGCGGCTAAGGTGTTTGACTGGTTGGGTGTGCCCAGTGCTCAAGATAGTTTACAAAACAGTGACCAAGTAGCGGAACGCTTAGATAAAATTAAGTCACTGGTTGAGACGCATGGCTACCCAGAATATTTGTATGAAAAAGGTAGCGTTGTAATTCTCAACAATGGCATCGAGTTTGCTGCTATTTATTTTGTTATGTTGTTAAGCTTGCTCTTCACCAGTGGTGGACGCTTTGTCAGTATTGATTATTGGATAAAGACGTATATTGATAACAAGAAGTTTGAAAATTAA
- the upp gene encoding uracil phosphoribosyltransferase yields MSLHVIEHPLVQHKLALLREYGISTKSFRELVSEIGTLLTYEATKDLPLQANNIKGWQGDELEVNKLQGKKITVVPILRAGLGMMDGVMELIPSAKVSVVGLQRNEETLEPVPYFEKLVGKIEQRLSLVIDPMLATGGSMIATIDMLKSAGCTHIKAIVLVAAPEGVKATLDAHPDIEIYTAALDSHLNEHGYIVPGLGDAGDKIFGTV; encoded by the coding sequence ATGTCACTTCATGTTATTGAACATCCGTTGGTGCAACATAAATTAGCGCTACTACGAGAGTACGGGATTAGCACTAAGAGTTTTCGAGAGCTAGTCAGCGAAATTGGCACCTTACTTACCTATGAAGCCACCAAAGATTTACCATTGCAAGCCAATAATATAAAGGGCTGGCAAGGTGACGAGTTAGAGGTAAACAAACTGCAGGGTAAAAAAATCACGGTAGTGCCTATCTTACGTGCAGGTTTGGGCATGATGGATGGGGTGATGGAGCTGATCCCTTCCGCAAAAGTGAGTGTTGTGGGATTACAAAGAAACGAAGAAACGCTTGAGCCAGTACCATATTTTGAAAAACTAGTAGGTAAAATAGAGCAGCGATTAAGTTTGGTGATTGACCCAATGCTGGCAACAGGCGGCTCTATGATCGCGACCATTGACATGCTAAAAAGTGCTGGCTGTACACATATTAAAGCAATCGTTTTGGTGGCAGCACCAGAAGGGGTTAAAGCAACTTTAGATGCACATCCAGATATTGAGATTTATACGGCGGCGCTGGATAGTCATTTAAATGAGCATGGTTATATTGTGCCAGGCTTGGGTGACGCTGGAGATAAAATTTTTGGTACAGTTTAA